Genomic window (Pseudomonas hydrolytica):
GCCCTGGCTGGCTGGAGATTCGTTGGCCGTGTCGGATTCGCCGTCCTGTTCCGCCTGCTGCGTCTGGTCGCTGTCGGCCGAGCTCTGCTGCTGTTCGCGTTGGCGCAGCGCCTCTTCGACCAGGGCCTTGTTGTGCTGTGCGGCGCTCAGGTCGGGCTGGCGTTCCAGCGCCTGCTCGAAGGCGTCCAGCGCCGCCTCCAGTTCGCCGGCCTTGGCCAGCGCGTTGCCGCGGTTGTAGTGATCCGCGGCGCTGTCGCCCTGGGCGAAGCGCTCGGCCGCGGCGGCGTAATCGCCGGCCTCGTACAGTGCCTTGCCCTGCCATTGGCGGTCGTGGAAACGCTGCGCCGCCTCGGCGGGGCGCTGCGCGTCGAGCAGGCGCTGGCCCTGCTGGTCCGGGCGCAGCCAGAGATCGTCGAAGCTGAACGCGTGGCTGGCCTGCGGCGGCAACATCAGCAGCAGCGGCAGGCAGAACAGCCAGCCACGGCGTCCGGCAAAGGCGGCGAGCAACAGAAGCGGCAGGAGCAACCAATAGCCCTGATCGATCTGGGCATCGAGCTGGGTCGGCTCTCCCGCGGCACGCAGCGCCTGCGGGCTGTCGAGCAGGCCAAGGCGGCGCAGGTCCTCGTCATCCAGGCGCATCGATGCGTAGCGCCCGGCATGCGCCTCGGCGGTCTCACGCAGGCCGCGGGCATCGAGGCGGGGAATCAGGATGGCGCCGCGCTCGTCCTTGAGAAAGCTGCCGTCTTCCTGCACCACCGGCGCGCCTTCGCGGCTGCCGACACCGAGGATGAGCAGCGGCACGGTGCGTTTCTCCAGCGCCTGGCGGATGCCGCTGCGCTCCTGCTCGTCCAGCGCGCTGGTGATCAGCAGCAGACGTCCCTGACCCAGCTGCGCCTGATCCAGCAGTTGCAGGGCGCGGACCACGGCCAGATCGGCGCGGCGGCCCGGTTCGGGCATCAGGGACGGCTTGAGCGCTTCGAGCAGATTGCTGCTGGTGGCCAGGTCGTCGGACAGCGGCACCAGGCCATGGGCGCTGCCGGCATAGACGATGATCGCGGTCTGCGCGTCGCGCCGGGCTTCGAGCAGGTCGAGCAGCTTGCGCCGCGCCTGCTCCAGACGATTGGGCGGGCCGTCGGTGGCGAGCATCTGCGGGGTCAGCTCCAGCAGCACCAGCAGCGGGTCGGCCGGCTTCTGGTTGCTTTGCTCGACGCGCTGCCAGCTGGGGCCGAGCAGGGCCAGCAGCGCCAGTGCCCAGGCCAGGCCGAGGGCGAGCCAGGGCAGCTTGCTGGTGCGGCCGCTACCGCCCTTGAGCAGGGTCTGGTGAAAGGCTTCCGGCAGCAGCAGCTGCCAGCGCCCGCTCTGCCGCTTGCGGTGCCACAGCCGCCAGAGCAGCCAGGCCAGCAGGGGCACCAGCGCCAGCCATAGCGGGCGCAGCCAGTCCGGCCAGAGCAGGCTCATGCGCGCCTCCGCAGGCGCAGGGGCAGATCGGGCCAGAGCGTACGACCTGCCAGCACCACCGAACCGAGCAGCGCCAGGGCCAGCGGCCAGGCATACAGGGCCTTGGCCGGACGGGCCAGGGTGGGCTGCTGGGCGACCGGCTCGAGACGATCCAGGGTCAGCTCGATCTGGGTCAGCTCGGCCTGATTGCGCGCGCGAAAGTACTCGCCGCCGGTGGCCTCGGCGATGGCGCGCAGGCTGGTTTCGTCCAGGTCCAGCGCGCTGAAGCCGAAGGCGCCGAGCACGCCGCTCTGGCGAGGGTCGGCGCCGATGCCGATGGCATAGATGCGCACCCCTTCCTCGGCCGCCAGTTGCGCGGCGACCATCGGGTCGATCTCGCCGCCGTTGTTGGCGCCATCGGTGATCAGCACCAGCACGCGGCTCTGCGCCGGGCGCTGGCGCAGGCGCTTGACCGCCAGGCCGATGGCATCGCCGATGGCGGTGTTCTTGCCGGCGATGCCGATCATGGCTTCGTCCAGCCAGGTGCGCACGGTGTGGCGGTCGAAGGTCAGCGGCGCCTGCAGATAGGCCTGGCTGCCGAACAGGATCAGGCCGACCCGATCGCCTCGTCGGTCCTCGATGAAGTCACCGAGCAGGCGTTTGACCAGTTCCAGGCGACTGATCGGCTGCTCGTCCCAGTGCATGTCTTCGTAGGCCATGGAGCCGGAGACATCCACCGCCAGCAGCAGGTCGCGGCCGCTGGCCGGCAGTGGTAGCGGTTCACCGACCCATTGCGGGCGGGCCGCGGCGCACAGCAGAAGGAGCCAGAGCAGGGCCAGCGGCGCCTGCTGGCGCCAGCTCGGCAGGCCGACGCGGGCACGGCGTCCACTGAGCGCCTGCAGTTCGTCGAGGAAGCTGACGCGCAGCGCCGCATCACCGCTGTCGGCCGGCGGCAACAGCAGGCGCAACAGCCAGGGCAGCGGCGCGAGCAGGAAGATCCACGGCCAGGCGAGCTCAAACATGCTTGCGAATCCAGATGGCGATGGCCTGGTCGAGCTCGCCTATGGCCTTGTCGCTGAGGGTGCACTGCGGCTTGTAGGCGCCTTCCACCAGGATCATCCAGCGCGTCAGGCCGGCCGCCGGGCAGCGGTTGTCGAGAAAGGCCAGCCAGGCGCGGCTGCTCAGCACATGGCTGTGGCTGTCCGGGTAGCGCTCGCGGCACAGGCGCTTGAGCAGCGCGTTGATCTGCTGCAGCCAGGGGCCGGCCGCGGCGCCGTCGTAGGGTTTGCGCAACTGCGCCAGCTCCTGCAGGGCGGCCTGGCGCAGCGGGTCGAGGGGCTGTTCGACAGCCACCTTGCGCTGTCGCCGGTGCCAGCGTCGCAGCAGGTGCCAGAGCCCCCAGCCGAGCAGGGGCAGCAGCACGGCGAGCAGCCACCAGCCCGGTGCGGGCGGCCACCAGAGCACGGGCGGCGGATCGATCGGCGGCAGCAACTGGTCGATGGGGTTCATACCACCTTCCTCGGCCGCAGTGCGCTGAGCTGTTCCTGCAACTGCTCGACCAGCTCGGCCTGGGTGCTCA
Coding sequences:
- a CDS encoding VWA domain-containing protein, which produces MSLLWPDWLRPLWLALVPLLAWLLWRLWHRKRQSGRWQLLLPEAFHQTLLKGGSGRTSKLPWLALGLAWALALLALLGPSWQRVEQSNQKPADPLLVLLELTPQMLATDGPPNRLEQARRKLLDLLEARRDAQTAIIVYAGSAHGLVPLSDDLATSSNLLEALKPSLMPEPGRRADLAVVRALQLLDQAQLGQGRLLLITSALDEQERSGIRQALEKRTVPLLILGVGSREGAPVVQEDGSFLKDERGAILIPRLDARGLRETAEAHAGRYASMRLDDEDLRRLGLLDSPQALRAAGEPTQLDAQIDQGYWLLLPLLLLAAFAGRRGWLFCLPLLLMLPPQASHAFSFDDLWLRPDQQGQRLLDAQRPAEAAQRFHDRQWQGKALYEAGDYAAAAERFAQGDSAADHYNRGNALAKAGELEAALDAFEQALERQPDLSAAQHNKALVEEALRQREQQQSSADSDQTQQAEQDGESDTANESPASQGNEPQPGQPAQPSKPGEPAGGDEAQSADNGNDSAAQALPQTGEPQPANDSEALERPRGEADLGSADERRQALEQWLRQIPDDPGELLRRKFWYEQQQRQDPNR
- a CDS encoding vWA domain-containing protein, which codes for MFELAWPWIFLLAPLPWLLRLLLPPADSGDAALRVSFLDELQALSGRRARVGLPSWRQQAPLALLWLLLLCAAARPQWVGEPLPLPASGRDLLLAVDVSGSMAYEDMHWDEQPISRLELVKRLLGDFIEDRRGDRVGLILFGSQAYLQAPLTFDRHTVRTWLDEAMIGIAGKNTAIGDAIGLAVKRLRQRPAQSRVLVLITDGANNGGEIDPMVAAQLAAEEGVRIYAIGIGADPRQSGVLGAFGFSALDLDETSLRAIAEATGGEYFRARNQAELTQIELTLDRLEPVAQQPTLARPAKALYAWPLALALLGSVVLAGRTLWPDLPLRLRRRA
- a CDS encoding DUF4381 domain-containing protein, coding for MNPIDQLLPPIDPPPVLWWPPAPGWWLLAVLLPLLGWGLWHLLRRWHRRQRKVAVEQPLDPLRQAALQELAQLRKPYDGAAAGPWLQQINALLKRLCRERYPDSHSHVLSSRAWLAFLDNRCPAAGLTRWMILVEGAYKPQCTLSDKAIGELDQAIAIWIRKHV